The window CAACCAACTCGGGCCTCGCCTCGTGGCTCTCCTCGCCTGCGGCTCGTCGGCAGCCCCTCGGCTCGAACCACCATTCCTGGGGGAGGCGTCGGAGGGGGGCGGCGAGGCCCCCACCCACAGTCCTAGCGGACGAACTTCAGGATGGCGTCGATCACGGCGGCAGGCTGCTCCTCCGGGATGAAGTGGCCGCAGTCGGCGACCGCGTAGCCCTCGACCCGCTCGCAGCGCGCCTTCCAGACCTCGAGCATGTCGGCGGCCTGCGCCTGCCGGCTACCGCTCCAGAGCACCAGCGTTGGCACCGAGACCTTCTTCTGGCGATCCGCCGCATCGTGCTCGAGATCGATGGTTCCCCCCGCGCGGTAGTCGTCGAAGGCGGCCCGCATCGCCCCCGGCTGGCGGAAGCAGCGCACGTACTCCTGAACCGCCTCCTCCTCGATGGCCGCGGAGTTGAAGCTCCAGGTCTTGTAGCACCACCGGAGATAGAGCTCCTCGCGCCCCGCCATGAGCGCCTCCGGAAGGTCGGGAACCAGATGGAAGAGCCAGTGCCAGACGCGGCGCGCGCTCTGCTGGTTGAGCCTCTCGAAGATGTCGTAGGTGGGCGCGATGTCGAGGAGGACCAGATGCGTCAGGAGGCGCGGATGGTCGAGGGCGAACCGGTGCCCGACGCGAGCCCCGCGGTCGTGGCCGACCAGGACGACGGGCCCGATGCCGAGGGCCTGGATCACCTCGGCGATGTCCGCCGCCATGGTGCGTTTGTCATAGCCTGTGGCGGGCCGATCAGAGTCGCCATAGCCGCGCAGATCCGGCGCCACGACCGTGAACCGCTCGGCCAGGGCCGGTATGACCTTACGCCACATGTGGCTCGTCTGGGGAAAGCCGTGGAGGAGTACCATCCCCGAGCCCTGCCCCAGCCGGCGGTAGTGGATCCTGACCCCGTCCAGCACCCTCACCACGTTCCGGATCATGCGTCGGTGTAACCTCCGTGTGATGGACCTGGAGCAGTCGTACCCAATGGCCACCTGCCCATTGGGAACCCTGACCGGCCGCCGGATCTGCGAACCAGCCCGGAGTTGATTCTAATCGAACATGAGCAGAAACTGCAGGAGAGGGAGGAAGAATAAACCCTCCCTGTTCCCGAAGTCGTCACGGTGCTTGGTTACAACAACACCCGGACCTACGTGGAACCTCCGGCAAAAACTCCGAACAGGATTGAGATCATCTTCCGCGATCTCGTCTCGGAACTTGACTTCGAAGGGAATGTATTTCCAGCGGCCCCCAACGTGAACAATGAAGTCTACCTCCCCTGCC is drawn from Candidatus Rokuibacteriota bacterium and contains these coding sequences:
- a CDS encoding alpha/beta hydrolase; translation: MIRNVVRVLDGVRIHYRRLGQGSGMVLLHGFPQTSHMWRKVIPALAERFTVVAPDLRGYGDSDRPATGYDKRTMAADIAEVIQALGIGPVVLVGHDRGARVGHRFALDHPRLLTHLVLLDIAPTYDIFERLNQQSARRVWHWLFHLVPDLPEALMAGREELYLRWCYKTWSFNSAAIEEEAVQEYVRCFRQPGAMRAAFDDYRAGGTIDLEHDAADRQKKVSVPTLVLWSGSRQAQAADMLEVWKARCERVEGYAVADCGHFIPEEQPAAVIDAILKFVR